One Lasioglossum baleicum chromosome 6, iyLasBale1, whole genome shotgun sequence genomic window carries:
- the Membrin gene encoding Golgi SNAP receptor complex member 2 — protein METLYHQTNKLVQETQHLFSELEKKTPNLDIREIENTIESKINLINSNCERLDVLCLKGPIYQRQNAKMRVDQLKYDSRHLLAALNSWRNKIFRQQREEAEREALLATTFTANDHVDIMIDHNVQHNSSLRNAVYGMDDLLQSGSSILDNLRSQRITLKGAHKRLIDIGNTLGLSNTVMRLIERRARQDGFVLVGGMVFTCIVIVLVIIYIA, from the exons ATGGAAACATTGTATCATCAAACAAACAAATTGGTCCAAGAGACTCAGCACCTTTTCTCAGAGCTCGAGAAGAAAACGCCTAACCTGGACATTCGTGAAATCGAGAACACTATAGAATCAAAAATAAATCTTATCAACAG CAATTGTGAAAGATTGGACGTGCTATGCCTGAAAGGTCCCATATATCAGAGACAAAATGCCAAGATGCGAGTAGATCAATTGAAATATGACAGTCGTCACTTGTTGGCAGCTTTGAATTCATggcgaaataaaatattcagaCAGCAAAGAGAAGAGGCTGAGAGAGAGGCATTATTGGCCACTACCTTTACCGCGAATGATCATGTTGATATTATGATCGACCATAATGTTCAACATAATAGCAGTTTACGAAACGCTGTCTATGGGATGGACGATCTCCTTCAAAGCGGAAGCAGTATCTTAGACAATTTGAGATCCCAAAGGATAACGTTAAAAGGTGCTCATAAACGATTAATAGACATTGGGAACACATTGGGCCTATCTAACACTGTAATGAGGCTAATCGAACGAAGAGCCAGACAGGATGGTTTTGTTTTAGTTGGTGGAATGGTATTCACATGCATTGTCATAGTTCTAGTTATAATCTACATTGCATAG
- the LOC143209422 gene encoding beta-catenin-like protein 1 isoform X1, whose product MDIGELLSYKPPNTPKRPVAGEEDDEDEWENAKKPKRVIKTPYHPRQRQTREIEVTPIRSSEPPTPIRAALPSPANDVVEPQLTEKEKQDILKYVETEAPEVEALDEATLKRMVLLFEKRALRNQEMRVKFPDQPEKFMESEVELHETLQELHVVATNPDLYPLMVELGAVPSLLELLSHENTDIAVGVVDLLQELTDVDILHESQEGADTLIDALLEQQVCALLVQNLERLDESVKEESDGVYNTLAIFENLLEFRPDLCADAGKQGLMQWLLRRIKAKAPFDANKLYASELLSILLQSTPENRLLLGELDGIDVLLQQLAYYKRHDPQTAEEQEMMENLFNVLCSCLMATVNRDRFLRGEGLQLMNLMLREKKMSRNGSLKVLDHAMNGPDGRDNCSKFVDILGLRTIFPLFMKTPTKNRKKMLTAEEHEEHVVSIIASMLRNCKGQQRQRLLSKFTENDYEKVDRLMELHFKYLEKVEEVEKNTKEDEDEEESYLRRLDGGLFILQLVDYVLLEACTGCPPAVKQRVTRILAQRRASLKTIRHIMREYAGNLGDAGDSEWREAEQQHILQLIDKF is encoded by the exons ATGGATATTGGTGAATTACTGTCGTACAAA CCGCCGAATACACCGAAGAGGCCAGTGGCGGGTGAAGAGGATGACGAAGATGAATGGGAAAATGCTAAGAAACCAAAACGGGTGATTAAAACCCCGTATCACCCGCGTCAGAGACAgaccagagaaattgaagtgacTCCAATCAGAAGTAGCGAACCACCTACGCCTATTAGAGCTGCTTTACCTTCGCCAGCGAATGATGTAGTCGAACCACAATTGACAGAGAAGGAGAAGCAGGATATTCTAAAGTATGTAGAAACCGAGGCCCCGGAAGTGGAAGCGTTGGATGAAGCGACGCTCAAAAGGATGGTGCTTTTGTTCGAGAAAAGGGCCCTGAGGAACCAAGAGATGAGGGTGAAGTTCCCCGATCAACCAGAAAA ATTCATGGAATCCGAGGTTGAACTGCACGAAACTCTCCAAGAACTTCACGTCGTCGCTACTAACCCAGATCTCTATCCGTTAATGGTAGAATTAGGCGCTGTACCTTCTTTGCTCGAATTATTATCTCATGAGAACACAGACATAGCAGTCGGCGTTGTTGATCTTTTGCAAGAGTTAACAGATGTAGATATTCTACACGAAAGCCAAGAGGGAGCTGATACGCTGATCGACGCATTGTTAGAGCAACAAGTTTGCGCACTTCTTGTACAGAATTTGGAGAGATTGGACGAGTCTGTGAAAGAAGAAAGCGATGGGGTTTATAACACATTAG CTATCTTCGAGAACCTTTTGGAATTCAGGCCCGATCTGTGCGCCGACGCAGGAAAACAAGGATTGATGCAGTGGCTGTTGCGGAGAATCAAAGCGAAAGCACCATTCGATGCCAACAAACTTTATGCCAGTGAACTTCTGTCTATTCTATTGCAGAGCACACCGGAGAATAGACTTCTCCTTGGTGAACTCGATGGAATTGATGTCCTGCTGCAACAATTAGCG taTTATAAAAGACACGATCCCCAAACAGCTGAAGAACAAGAGATGATGGAGAATTTGTTCAATGTATTGTGTTCGTGTCTGATGGCAACAGTGAACAGAGATCGATTTTTAAGAGGAGAAGGATTGCAGCTTATGAATTTAATGTTGAGGGAGAAAAAAATGTCCAGAAATGGATCTcttaaa GTATTAGATCATGCGATGAATGGTCCAGACGGAAGAGATAACTGTAGTAAATTTGTCGATATCCTCGGATTGAGGACTATATTCCCATTGTTCATGAAAACACCAACGAAAAACAGAAAGAAGATGCTTACAGCTGAAGAACACGAGG AACATGTAGTGTCGATTATTGCAAGTATGTTAAGAAACTGTAAAGGTCAGCAGCGTCAGAGATTATTgagtaaattcactgaaaaCGATTACGAGAAGGTAGATCGATTAATGGAGCTTCATTTCAAGTACCTGGAGAAGGTAGAAGAGGTTGAGAAAAACACAAAG GAGgacgaagacgaagaggaaTCGTACCTGAGAAGACTGGATGGTGGActgttcattttacaattagtaGATTACGTATTGTTGGAAGCTTGTACCGGTTGTCCGCCTGCGGTGAAACAAAGAGTCACGCGAATTTTAGCGCAGAGAAGAGCTTCCCTCAAAACTATTAGGCATATCATGAGAG AATACGCTGGAAATCTTGGGGATGCCGGCGACTCTGAATGGCGAGAGGCGGAACAacaacacatactgcaattaatTGACAAGTTTTGA
- the LOC143209422 gene encoding beta-catenin-like protein 1 isoform X2 encodes MDIGELLSYKPPNTPKRPVAGEEDDEDEWENAKKPKRVIKTPYHPRQRQTREIEVTPIRSSEPPTPIRAALPSPANDVVEPQLTEKEKQDILKYVETEAPEVEALDEATLKRMVLLFEKRALRNQEMRVKFPDQPEKFMESEVELHETLQELHVVATNPDLYPLMVELGAVPSLLELLSHENTDIAVGVVDLLQELTDVDILHESQEGADTLIDALLEQQVCALLVQNLERLDESVKEESDGVYNTLAIFENLLEFRPDLCADAGKQGLMQWLLRRIKAKAPFDANKLYASELLSILLQSTPENRLLLGELDGIDVLLQQLAVLDHAMNGPDGRDNCSKFVDILGLRTIFPLFMKTPTKNRKKMLTAEEHEEHVVSIIASMLRNCKGQQRQRLLSKFTENDYEKVDRLMELHFKYLEKVEEVEKNTKEDEDEEESYLRRLDGGLFILQLVDYVLLEACTGCPPAVKQRVTRILAQRRASLKTIRHIMREYAGNLGDAGDSEWREAEQQHILQLIDKF; translated from the exons ATGGATATTGGTGAATTACTGTCGTACAAA CCGCCGAATACACCGAAGAGGCCAGTGGCGGGTGAAGAGGATGACGAAGATGAATGGGAAAATGCTAAGAAACCAAAACGGGTGATTAAAACCCCGTATCACCCGCGTCAGAGACAgaccagagaaattgaagtgacTCCAATCAGAAGTAGCGAACCACCTACGCCTATTAGAGCTGCTTTACCTTCGCCAGCGAATGATGTAGTCGAACCACAATTGACAGAGAAGGAGAAGCAGGATATTCTAAAGTATGTAGAAACCGAGGCCCCGGAAGTGGAAGCGTTGGATGAAGCGACGCTCAAAAGGATGGTGCTTTTGTTCGAGAAAAGGGCCCTGAGGAACCAAGAGATGAGGGTGAAGTTCCCCGATCAACCAGAAAA ATTCATGGAATCCGAGGTTGAACTGCACGAAACTCTCCAAGAACTTCACGTCGTCGCTACTAACCCAGATCTCTATCCGTTAATGGTAGAATTAGGCGCTGTACCTTCTTTGCTCGAATTATTATCTCATGAGAACACAGACATAGCAGTCGGCGTTGTTGATCTTTTGCAAGAGTTAACAGATGTAGATATTCTACACGAAAGCCAAGAGGGAGCTGATACGCTGATCGACGCATTGTTAGAGCAACAAGTTTGCGCACTTCTTGTACAGAATTTGGAGAGATTGGACGAGTCTGTGAAAGAAGAAAGCGATGGGGTTTATAACACATTAG CTATCTTCGAGAACCTTTTGGAATTCAGGCCCGATCTGTGCGCCGACGCAGGAAAACAAGGATTGATGCAGTGGCTGTTGCGGAGAATCAAAGCGAAAGCACCATTCGATGCCAACAAACTTTATGCCAGTGAACTTCTGTCTATTCTATTGCAGAGCACACCGGAGAATAGACTTCTCCTTGGTGAACTCGATGGAATTGATGTCCTGCTGCAACAATTAGCG GTATTAGATCATGCGATGAATGGTCCAGACGGAAGAGATAACTGTAGTAAATTTGTCGATATCCTCGGATTGAGGACTATATTCCCATTGTTCATGAAAACACCAACGAAAAACAGAAAGAAGATGCTTACAGCTGAAGAACACGAGG AACATGTAGTGTCGATTATTGCAAGTATGTTAAGAAACTGTAAAGGTCAGCAGCGTCAGAGATTATTgagtaaattcactgaaaaCGATTACGAGAAGGTAGATCGATTAATGGAGCTTCATTTCAAGTACCTGGAGAAGGTAGAAGAGGTTGAGAAAAACACAAAG GAGgacgaagacgaagaggaaTCGTACCTGAGAAGACTGGATGGTGGActgttcattttacaattagtaGATTACGTATTGTTGGAAGCTTGTACCGGTTGTCCGCCTGCGGTGAAACAAAGAGTCACGCGAATTTTAGCGCAGAGAAGAGCTTCCCTCAAAACTATTAGGCATATCATGAGAG AATACGCTGGAAATCTTGGGGATGCCGGCGACTCTGAATGGCGAGAGGCGGAACAacaacacatactgcaattaatTGACAAGTTTTGA